DNA from Nitriliruptor alkaliphilus DSM 45188:
GCTGAAGCACCTGCGATCGGGCAAGGTCCGCGACCTCTACGAGGTCGACGACGACCACCTGCTGCTGGTGGCCTCCGACCGGGTGTCGACCTACGACGTGGTCCACCCGACCCCCGTGCCGGACAAGGGACGGGTGCTGACCGCCGTGTCACGGTTCTGGTTCGACCGCCTCGAGGTTCCCCACCACCTGGTCTCGACCGACCTTGGCGACCTGCCGGTCGAGCTGGACGCGGACGACGCCGAACGGCTCGCTGGCCGGTCCATGCTGTGCCGCAAGGTCGACATCATCCCCTTCGAGTGCGTCGTGCGCGGCTACCTCGTGGGCTCGGGGTGGCAGGAGTACCAGCGCGACGGCACGGTCTGCGGCATCGCCCTGCCGGCCGGGTTGGTCGAGGCCGACCGCCTGCCCGAGCCGATCTTCACCCCTGCCACGAAGGCCGAGCAGGGCGAGCACGACGAGAACGTCAGCTTCGAGGTCGTGGCGGCGGCGCTGGGTGACGACGTCGCGGACGACCTGCGGGAGCGGTCGCTGGCGCTCTACGCCGAGGCTGCGGCCCACGCCACCGAGCGCGGCATCATCCTGGCCGACACCAAGTTCGAGTTCGGGCTGCGCGACGGGCAGGTGCTACTGGCCGATGAGGTGCTGACGCCGGACTCCTCGCGGTACTGGCCGGCCGACGAGTGGGCCCCG
Protein-coding regions in this window:
- a CDS encoding phosphoribosylaminoimidazolesuccinocarboxamide synthase, with translation MTDTDIRGLKHLRSGKVRDLYEVDDDHLLLVASDRVSTYDVVHPTPVPDKGRVLTAVSRFWFDRLEVPHHLVSTDLGDLPVELDADDAERLAGRSMLCRKVDIIPFECVVRGYLVGSGWQEYQRDGTVCGIALPAGLVEADRLPEPIFTPATKAEQGEHDENVSFEVVAAALGDDVADDLRERSLALYAEAAAHATERGIILADTKFEFGLRDGQVLLADEVLTPDSSRYWPADEWAPGATPPSFDKQFVRDFATSTGWDKTPPAPALPDDVVTATRARYIEAYERLTGRRFTDWLGR